A window of Cryptomeria japonica chromosome 3, Sugi_1.0, whole genome shotgun sequence contains these coding sequences:
- the LOC131068617 gene encoding protein RALF-like 33, whose translation MVVGSRLCAGALLLFLVFLAGVDGSLGSAGALWGNADFMKISKKTTCDGSIGDCFPEEEMLMDSELNRRILATTQYISYGALRADSVPCSKSGTSYYNCGSSGQANPYSKSCTQITRCARDTS comes from the coding sequence ATGGTCGTGGGTTCGAGACTCTGTGCGGGTGCCCTGCTCCTGTTCCTGGTTTTCTTGGCCGGTGTGGATGGCTCTTTGGGTTCTGCCGGTGCTTTGTGGGGCAATGCAGATTTCATGAAAATTTCGAAGAAGACGACTTGTGATGGGTCGATCGGTGATTGTTTTCCAGAGGAAGAAATGTTGATGGATTCGGAACTGAACAGGAGGATTCTGGCTACAACACAGTATATAAGCTATGGAGCTCTGAGAGCGGATTCTGTGCCCTGCAGTAAGAGTGGGACATCTTATTATAACTGTGGGAGTTCTGGGCAGGCCAATCCTTACAGCAAGTCTTGTACTCAGATTACTCGCTGTGCAAGAGATACTAGCTGA